Proteins encoded together in one Myotis daubentonii chromosome 17, mMyoDau2.1, whole genome shotgun sequence window:
- the MSC gene encoding musculin isoform X2 has protein sequence MSTGSVSDPEDMELQGLQRGYPVPASKRPPLRGAERGYISPSDNSSAEEEDPEGEEEPCALGAAGSAGGCKRKRPRAAGSGGGKKPLPPKGSAAECKQSQRNAANARERARMRVLSKAFSRLKTSLPWVPPDTKLSKLDTLRLASSYIAHLRQLLQEDRYENGYVHPTWPFVVSGRPDSDTKEVSAASRLCGTTA, from the exons ATGTCCACCGGCTCCGTGAGCGACCCGGAGGACATGGAGTTGCAGGGGCTGCAGCGGGGGTACCCGGTCCCCGCCTCCAAGAGGCCGCCCCTCCGCGGTGCGGAGCGCGGCTACATCTCTCCCAGTGACAACTCGTCGGCGGAGGAGGAAGACCCCGAAGGCGAGGAGGAGCCGTGCGCGCTGGGCGCGGCGGGCAGCGCCGGGGGCTGCAAGAGAAAGcggccccgggcagcggggagcGGCGGTGGCAAGAAGCCCCTCCCGCCCAAGGGCTCGGCCGCCGAGTGCAAGCAGTCGCAGCGGAACGCGGCCAACGCCCGAGAGCGCGCCCGGATGCGCGTGCTGAGCAAAGCCTTCTCCAGGCTCAAAACCAGCCTGCCCTGGGTGCCCCCCGACACCAAGCTCTCCAAGCTGGACACGCTCCGGCTGGCTTCCAGCTACATCGCGCACCTGCGGCAGTTGCTGCAAGAGGACCGCTACGAGAACGGCTACGTGCACCCG ACGTGGCCGTTTGTGGTCTCGGGGCGACCCGACTCTGACACCAAAGAAGTTTCAGCTGCCAGCAGACTCTGTGGGACCACCGCTTAG
- the MSC gene encoding musculin isoform X1, translated as MSTGSVSDPEDMELQGLQRGYPVPASKRPPLRGAERGYISPSDNSSAEEEDPEGEEEPCALGAAGSAGGCKRKRPRAAGSGGGKKPLPPKGSAAECKQSQRNAANARERARMRVLSKAFSRLKTSLPWVPPDTKLSKLDTLRLASSYIAHLRQLLQEDRYENGYVHPVNLTWPFVVSGRPDSDTKEVSAASRLCGTTA; from the exons ATGTCCACCGGCTCCGTGAGCGACCCGGAGGACATGGAGTTGCAGGGGCTGCAGCGGGGGTACCCGGTCCCCGCCTCCAAGAGGCCGCCCCTCCGCGGTGCGGAGCGCGGCTACATCTCTCCCAGTGACAACTCGTCGGCGGAGGAGGAAGACCCCGAAGGCGAGGAGGAGCCGTGCGCGCTGGGCGCGGCGGGCAGCGCCGGGGGCTGCAAGAGAAAGcggccccgggcagcggggagcGGCGGTGGCAAGAAGCCCCTCCCGCCCAAGGGCTCGGCCGCCGAGTGCAAGCAGTCGCAGCGGAACGCGGCCAACGCCCGAGAGCGCGCCCGGATGCGCGTGCTGAGCAAAGCCTTCTCCAGGCTCAAAACCAGCCTGCCCTGGGTGCCCCCCGACACCAAGCTCTCCAAGCTGGACACGCTCCGGCTGGCTTCCAGCTACATCGCGCACCTGCGGCAGTTGCTGCAAGAGGACCGCTACGAGAACGGCTACGTGCACCCGGTGAACCTG ACGTGGCCGTTTGTGGTCTCGGGGCGACCCGACTCTGACACCAAAGAAGTTTCAGCTGCCAGCAGACTCTGTGGGACCACCGCTTAG